Proteins encoded by one window of Streptomyces clavuligerus:
- a CDS encoding alpha/beta hydrolase has translation MRTRVRMAALAAALTLLGGVSACGADGDDRPDRADRAERQKPRGQDGQDGEPDGGAEPVWKRCAAPVTAHGSAAERPGDRWQCADLTVPLDHGDPSRGTIDIALIRAKAKEPGRRIGSLLFNFGGPGGSGVASLPLSAGQYTALNSRYDLVGFDPRGVAESSAVVCRDSAATEAAHRIDHTPDTPEEEKTYLRTSRAFGAGCAERSGRVLPHVGTENAARDMDLIRRALGDEKLHYLGFSYGTELGAVYAHLFPSRVGRLVLDGVVDPSADFVGSARNQVIGFQRALENYFTDRGEDPREGTRRIVRLLERVDRTPLTTASDRPLTENLALIGIILPLYSEASWPRLTEALEAAEDGDGTALLALADAYNNRDDKGAYSPQDHAQRAISCADSKGRVTADEVRSRHLAGFTRVSPVFGPYLAWDLAGWCADWPVAGAWESPDVSAPGAAPILVVGTTGDSATPYEGARRMADALGEGVGVLLTNKGDTHGAYGTSQCTTRTVDKYLLEGEIPEDGKVCD, from the coding sequence ATGAGGACGAGAGTACGTATGGCCGCCCTGGCCGCCGCGCTGACGCTGCTGGGCGGGGTCAGCGCCTGCGGAGCGGACGGCGACGACCGGCCGGACCGGGCCGACCGGGCGGAACGTCAGAAGCCCCGGGGACAGGACGGGCAGGACGGGGAGCCGGACGGCGGGGCCGAGCCCGTCTGGAAGCGCTGCGCGGCCCCGGTCACGGCGCACGGCAGCGCCGCCGAACGCCCCGGTGACCGCTGGCAGTGCGCCGATCTCACCGTGCCGCTCGACCACGGCGACCCCTCGCGGGGGACGATCGACATCGCCCTGATCCGCGCCAAGGCCAAGGAGCCCGGCCGCCGGATCGGCTCCCTGCTCTTCAACTTCGGCGGCCCCGGCGGCTCGGGCGTCGCCTCGCTACCGCTGTCCGCCGGTCAGTACACCGCCCTGAACAGCCGATACGACCTGGTCGGCTTCGACCCTCGCGGAGTCGCCGAAAGCTCCGCCGTGGTCTGCCGGGACAGCGCCGCCACCGAGGCGGCCCACCGGATCGACCACACACCGGACACCCCGGAGGAGGAGAAGACCTATCTGAGGACCTCCCGTGCCTTCGGCGCCGGCTGCGCGGAGCGCTCCGGCAGGGTGCTCCCCCACGTCGGCACGGAGAACGCGGCCCGGGACATGGATCTGATCCGCCGGGCCCTCGGGGACGAGAAGCTGCACTATCTGGGCTTCTCCTACGGGACCGAACTGGGCGCGGTCTACGCCCATCTCTTCCCCTCCCGGGTGGGGCGGCTCGTCCTGGACGGGGTGGTCGACCCCTCCGCCGACTTCGTGGGAAGCGCGCGGAACCAGGTCATCGGCTTCCAGCGGGCCCTGGAGAACTACTTCACCGACCGGGGCGAGGACCCCCGGGAGGGGACCCGGCGGATCGTCCGGCTGCTGGAACGGGTGGACCGCACCCCGCTGACCACCGCGTCGGACCGGCCGCTCACGGAGAACCTGGCACTCATCGGCATCATCCTGCCGCTGTACTCCGAGGCGAGTTGGCCCCGGCTGACCGAGGCCCTGGAGGCGGCGGAGGACGGCGACGGCACCGCGCTGCTGGCGCTGGCGGACGCCTACAACAACCGTGACGACAAGGGCGCGTACAGCCCGCAGGACCACGCCCAGCGGGCCATCTCCTGCGCCGACAGCAAGGGCAGGGTGACGGCGGACGAGGTGCGCTCCCGCCATCTGGCCGGGTTCACCCGGGTGTCTCCGGTGTTCGGCCCCTATCTGGCCTGGGATCTCGCGGGCTGGTGCGCCGACTGGCCGGTGGCCGGAGCCTGGGAGTCCCCGGACGTCTCCGCCCCGGGGGCCGCCCCGATCCTGGTCGTCGGCACCACCGGGGACTCGGCCACGCCGTACGAGGGCGCCCGGCGCATGGCGGACGCGCTGGGCGAGGGCGTGGGGGTGCTGCTCACCAACAAGGGCGACACGCACGGCGCCTACGGCACCTCGCAGTGCACCACGCGGACCGTCGACAAGTATCTGCTGGAGGGCGAAATACCCGAGGACGGGAAGGTCTGCGACTGA
- a CDS encoding NAD-dependent epimerase/dehydratase family protein, which produces MRVLLLGANGFLGRFVADRLLADPAVHLTALGRGDDADVRFDLAGGSPGALTRFLSAVHPGVVINCAGATRGGARELTRHNTVAVATVCEAMRRSGCGARLVQLGCSSEYGPSQQGSSTAEDAVPRPGGPYGVSKLAATELVLGSGLDAVVLRVFSPVGPGTPAGSPLGRLAEAMRRAMQSGDGELKLSGLGVQRDFVDVRDVARAVHAASLSAAQGIVNIGTGRAVRLRDAAAVLARVAGYAGALHELDGPPGRPGVPGIGVPRSESVLEHLAATPVPYPDGCGSWQQADVRTARDRLGWRPRINLEESLADIWMEAACRI; this is translated from the coding sequence ATGAGGGTGCTGCTGCTCGGAGCCAATGGCTTCCTGGGACGCTTCGTCGCCGACCGGCTGCTCGCCGACCCGGCCGTCCATCTCACCGCGCTCGGACGGGGCGACGACGCCGACGTCCGCTTCGACCTCGCCGGGGGCAGCCCCGGCGCGCTCACCCGCTTTCTGAGCGCCGTCCACCCCGGTGTCGTCATCAACTGCGCCGGAGCCACCCGGGGCGGCGCCCGCGAGCTGACCCGGCACAACACCGTCGCCGTCGCGACCGTCTGCGAGGCCATGCGCCGCAGCGGCTGCGGGGCCCGGCTGGTCCAGCTCGGCTGCTCCTCCGAGTACGGGCCCTCCCAGCAGGGCTCGTCCACGGCCGAGGACGCGGTGCCCCGGCCCGGCGGCCCCTACGGGGTCAGCAAGCTCGCCGCCACCGAACTCGTCCTCGGCTCCGGTCTGGACGCGGTCGTCCTGCGGGTCTTCTCACCCGTCGGCCCCGGCACCCCCGCCGGTTCGCCGCTCGGACGGCTCGCCGAGGCGATGCGCCGCGCCATGCAGTCCGGTGACGGCGAACTGAAACTCAGCGGCCTCGGGGTCCAGCGCGACTTCGTCGACGTCCGCGACGTGGCCCGTGCCGTGCACGCCGCCTCGCTCTCCGCCGCGCAGGGCATCGTCAACATCGGCACCGGCCGCGCCGTACGGCTCCGGGACGCCGCCGCCGTCCTGGCCAGGGTGGCCGGATACGCGGGAGCGCTGCACGAGCTGGACGGCCCGCCGGGCCGTCCCGGAGTCCCCGGTATCGGCGTACCCCGCTCCGAATCCGTTCTCGAACACCTGGCCGCGACCCCCGTCCCGTACCCCGACGGCTGCGGAAGCTGGCAGCAGGCGGACGTCCGCACGGCGCGCGACCGGCTCGGCTGGCGGCCCCGGATCAATCTGGAGGAATCCCTCGCCGACATCTGGATGGAGGCGGCGTGCCGTATCTGA
- a CDS encoding ABC transporter permease, translating into MTLFLLKRLGGALLVLLALSALVHGLFQLAPGDPARLACGERCSPQQIAQVRETLGLDAPALTRYAEFLQGLVTGRDYSTGTGVRHCSAPCLGLSYQSDQQVTELIVERLPATASLALGALVIWLVVGVGVGLLSALRRGGPTERALTVLTLAATGMPVFILGLLLLMAVCAYLRWLPFPSYVPFTENPEQWAWNLLLPWLTLGLFESAKYARLTRSSTLETLAEDHIRTFRAYGVSERAIVTRHALRGAAPPVIALSALDVGTMFGGAVLTESLFGIPGLGKTLIDGVKVIDLPVVVGVVLVIGTAVVLAHLLADLLYALADRRVVLS; encoded by the coding sequence ATGACTCTCTTCCTGCTCAAACGGCTCGGCGGCGCCCTGCTGGTGCTGCTGGCGCTCTCCGCCCTCGTCCACGGGCTGTTCCAGCTCGCGCCCGGCGACCCCGCGCGCCTCGCCTGCGGCGAACGCTGCTCCCCGCAGCAGATCGCCCAGGTCCGGGAGACACTCGGCCTCGACGCCCCGGCGCTCACGCGGTACGCCGAGTTCCTCCAAGGGCTGGTCACCGGACGCGACTACAGCACCGGGACGGGGGTGAGGCACTGCTCCGCGCCCTGCCTCGGCCTCTCGTACCAGAGCGATCAGCAGGTCACCGAGCTGATCGTGGAACGGCTGCCCGCCACCGCCTCCCTGGCGCTGGGCGCGCTGGTGATCTGGCTGGTCGTCGGCGTCGGCGTCGGGCTCCTCTCGGCCCTGCGCCGGGGCGGCCCCACCGAGCGGGCCCTGACGGTGCTGACGCTCGCCGCGACCGGAATGCCGGTCTTCATCCTCGGCCTGCTGCTGCTCATGGCCGTCTGCGCCTATCTGCGCTGGCTGCCCTTCCCCAGCTATGTGCCGTTCACCGAGAACCCCGAGCAGTGGGCGTGGAATCTGCTGCTGCCCTGGCTCACCCTCGGTCTCTTCGAGTCCGCGAAGTACGCCAGGCTCACCCGGAGTTCGACGCTGGAGACCCTGGCCGAGGACCACATCCGGACCTTCCGCGCCTACGGCGTGAGCGAACGGGCGATCGTCACCCGGCACGCGCTGCGCGGGGCCGCGCCGCCCGTGATCGCGCTGAGCGCGCTCGACGTCGGCACGATGTTCGGCGGCGCGGTGCTCACCGAGTCGCTGTTCGGCATCCCCGGACTGGGCAAGACCCTGATCGACGGGGTGAAGGTGATCGATCTGCCCGTGGTGGTCGGCGTGGTGCTGGTGATCGGCACCGCGGTCGTGCTCGCCCATCTGCTCGCGGACCTGCTGTACGCGCTCGCCGACCGAAGGGTGGTCCTGTCATGA
- a CDS encoding ABC transporter permease — translation MLRGLGRRPSALISAGVLALLVLLALAAPLITALTGQDPYAYHDGLIDSARGGVPVGPLGGVSADHWLGVEPGTGRDLLARLLYGARISLLVAAGATLVQIAIGLAVGLAAGLGGPLLDSLLSRVGDVLVALPMLVVGIALTAVVPPDFPRPLLLVLLIGAFGWGGTARIVRAQTLSLRRRDFVAAARLSGNGPWRVARRELLPSLAAPVITYAAVLLPVNIVVEASLSFLGVGVKPPTPSWGQMLSTAQTWFRADPMYVLLPAGLLFVTVLAFTVLGEAVRTALDPREASRLAVGTRREKPASPESVASPASPAPVSPDPAPSPDPASPRKAPS, via the coding sequence GTGCTGCGCGGGCTCGGCCGCCGCCCCTCGGCGCTGATCTCGGCGGGCGTGCTCGCCCTGCTGGTCCTGCTCGCCCTCGCCGCCCCGCTGATCACCGCCCTGACCGGCCAGGACCCCTACGCGTACCACGACGGTCTGATCGACTCGGCGCGCGGCGGGGTCCCCGTCGGCCCCCTGGGCGGGGTCAGCGCCGATCACTGGCTGGGCGTGGAGCCCGGCACCGGGCGCGATCTGCTCGCCCGGCTGCTGTACGGGGCCCGGATCTCGCTGCTGGTGGCCGCCGGGGCGACCCTGGTCCAGATCGCGATCGGCCTCGCCGTCGGCCTCGCCGCCGGTCTGGGCGGCCCGCTGCTCGACTCCCTGCTCAGCCGGGTGGGCGATGTCCTGGTCGCGCTGCCGATGCTCGTCGTCGGGATCGCGCTCACCGCCGTCGTCCCCCCGGACTTCCCCCGTCCGCTGCTGCTCGTCCTGCTGATCGGGGCGTTCGGCTGGGGCGGCACCGCACGGATCGTCCGGGCCCAGACCCTGAGCCTGCGGCGGCGGGACTTCGTCGCGGCGGCCCGGCTGAGCGGAAACGGCCCCTGGCGGGTCGCCCGCCGGGAACTGCTGCCCTCCCTGGCCGCACCCGTGATCACCTATGCCGCGGTGCTGCTGCCCGTGAACATCGTGGTCGAGGCGTCGCTCTCGTTCCTCGGCGTCGGAGTGAAGCCGCCCACGCCGTCCTGGGGGCAGATGCTGTCCACCGCGCAGACCTGGTTCCGGGCGGACCCGATGTACGTCCTGCTCCCCGCCGGGCTGCTCTTCGTCACCGTCCTCGCGTTCACCGTCCTCGGGGAGGCCGTGCGGACGGCCCTCGACCCTCGGGAGGCGAGCAGGCTCGCGGTCGGCACCCGCCGGGAGAAGCCGGCGTCCCCGGAGTCGGTGGCCTCCCCGGCGTCCCCGGCGCCCGTGTCCCCCGATCCGGCCCCGTCCCCTGATCCGGCCTCCCCGAGGAAGGCCCCGTCATGA
- a CDS encoding ABC transporter substrate-binding protein, with the protein MRQRSAISRRAAAAALVLVVVTGAAACAGPQDGDARGDGSGGGEPRRGGTLTVLNSEPQTDFDPARLYTSGGGNVPSLVFRTLTTRNREDGAAGTEVVPDLATDTGRPNADATEWTFTLKPGLKYEDGTPITSADIKYGVERSFAAELSGGAPYLRDWLIGGSTYQGPFTGKGKDKSKADGENKGGNGLDSIVTPDDRTIVFKLRKPAGEFPYLATQTQFAPVPRAKDTGTRYEEHPLSSGPYKVVRNEGDGERLLLERNPHWSATTDPERKAYPDTIDVRSGLDSAVINQRLSTGSGADASAVTTDTNLGPAELARIGDDKELAARVGTGRFGFVNYLAFNPKVKPFDNIKVRQAIAYAINRTSVVNAAGGSALAEPATTFLPEKEAFGHTPYDHFPAGPTGDPEQARKLLKEAGHEKLTITLTHSTEQNRQTSPEVATAVQEALKKAGITVELQGLENNAFNEARWDAAKTPGFFLSRWGADWPSGAPFLAPIFDGRQIVRDGSNYNHAQLDDPAVNREIDEISKLTDLDAAAKRWGALDRRIGELALDVPLFHPVYKRLYGKNVKNIVISDWTGVLDISQVAVA; encoded by the coding sequence ATGCGTCAACGGTCCGCCATATCCCGCCGCGCGGCAGCGGCAGCACTCGTTCTCGTCGTGGTCACGGGCGCCGCCGCGTGCGCCGGGCCGCAGGACGGCGACGCCCGGGGCGATGGCTCCGGCGGCGGCGAGCCCCGCCGGGGCGGCACCCTGACCGTGCTGAACTCCGAGCCGCAGACCGACTTCGACCCCGCCCGCCTCTACACCTCCGGCGGCGGCAACGTCCCCTCCCTCGTCTTCCGCACCCTCACCACCCGCAACCGCGAGGACGGCGCGGCCGGTACCGAGGTCGTGCCCGACCTCGCCACCGACACCGGACGCCCCAACGCCGACGCCACGGAGTGGACGTTCACCCTCAAGCCCGGTCTGAAGTACGAGGACGGGACCCCGATCACCTCGGCCGACATCAAGTACGGCGTCGAGCGCTCGTTCGCGGCCGAGCTGTCCGGCGGCGCCCCCTATCTGCGGGACTGGCTCATCGGCGGCAGCACCTACCAGGGCCCGTTCACGGGGAAGGGCAAGGACAAGAGCAAGGCCGACGGCGAGAACAAGGGAGGGAACGGGCTCGACTCGATCGTCACCCCCGACGACCGGACGATCGTCTTCAAGCTGCGCAAGCCCGCGGGCGAGTTCCCCTACCTCGCCACCCAGACCCAGTTCGCGCCGGTGCCCCGGGCGAAGGACACCGGGACCCGGTACGAGGAGCACCCGCTCTCCTCCGGCCCGTACAAGGTGGTCAGGAACGAGGGCGACGGCGAGCGGCTGCTGCTGGAGCGCAACCCCCACTGGTCCGCCACGACCGACCCGGAGCGCAAGGCGTACCCCGACACCATCGACGTCCGCTCCGGGCTCGACTCCGCCGTCATCAACCAGCGGCTGTCCACCGGCTCCGGAGCCGACGCCTCCGCCGTCACCACGGACACCAACCTCGGCCCCGCCGAGCTGGCCCGGATCGGCGACGACAAGGAGCTGGCCGCCCGGGTCGGCACCGGCCGCTTCGGCTTCGTCAACTACCTCGCCTTCAACCCGAAGGTGAAGCCGTTCGACAACATCAAGGTGCGCCAGGCCATCGCGTACGCGATCAACCGCACCAGCGTCGTCAACGCGGCGGGCGGCTCCGCGCTCGCCGAGCCCGCGACCACCTTCCTCCCGGAGAAGGAGGCGTTCGGCCACACGCCCTACGACCACTTCCCGGCGGGTCCGACCGGCGACCCCGAGCAGGCGCGCAAGCTGCTCAAGGAGGCCGGGCACGAGAAGCTCACCATCACGCTGACGCACTCCACCGAGCAGAACCGGCAGACCAGCCCCGAGGTCGCCACCGCCGTCCAGGAGGCCCTGAAGAAGGCCGGGATCACGGTCGAGCTCCAGGGCCTGGAGAACAACGCGTTCAACGAGGCGCGCTGGGACGCGGCGAAGACGCCCGGGTTCTTCCTCTCCCGCTGGGGAGCCGACTGGCCCTCCGGAGCGCCCTTCCTCGCGCCGATCTTCGACGGTCGGCAGATCGTCCGCGACGGCTCCAACTACAACCACGCTCAGCTCGACGACCCGGCGGTGAACCGGGAGATCGACGAGATCAGCAAGCTGACCGACCTGGACGCGGCGGCGAAGCGCTGGGGCGCGCTCGACCGGCGGATCGGCGAACTGGCACTGGACGTTCCGCTCTTCCACCCCGTCTACAAGCGGCTCTACGGCAAGAACGTCAAGAACATCGTCATCAGCGACTGGACCGGTGTGCTCGACATCTCCCAGGTCGCGGTCGCGTGA
- a CDS encoding spherulation-specific family 4 protein, with product MPYLTTVGAPLAATGAERLGVGVPGYAHPLLAPVEWAELTRPGTPLHWVVLNVANGPGHRPDPHCLTAAGRLNNAGVRVLGHLDLAWGARPFADLITEARRYAQWYRVGGFLLDRCPGDRSRLAAVRRITAALGGVAEGGHLVLGHGTHPWPGYAEAADQLVTFSGPWMDYRWSQVAQWTADHPPERFAHFVHGVPRNRLEEATRIARWQGAGTIFFTDRTDCADREGHPDTAPAPECCRAQIGPYETLPGYWDEIVSQIGPGVSE from the coding sequence GTGCCGTATCTGACCACGGTGGGCGCCCCGCTCGCCGCGACCGGCGCCGAGAGACTCGGCGTCGGTGTCCCCGGCTACGCCCATCCGCTGCTCGCCCCCGTCGAATGGGCCGAACTGACCCGCCCCGGCACCCCGCTGCACTGGGTGGTGCTCAATGTGGCGAACGGCCCCGGACACCGGCCCGACCCGCACTGCCTGACGGCGGCCGGGCGGCTGAACAACGCCGGGGTGCGGGTACTCGGCCATCTCGACCTGGCCTGGGGCGCCCGCCCGTTCGCCGACCTGATCACCGAGGCACGGCGCTACGCCCAGTGGTACCGCGTCGGCGGGTTTCTGCTCGACCGCTGCCCCGGTGACCGCTCCCGACTGGCCGCCGTCCGCCGGATCACCGCGGCCCTGGGCGGGGTGGCCGAGGGCGGGCACCTCGTCCTCGGGCACGGTACGCACCCCTGGCCCGGCTATGCCGAAGCCGCCGACCAGCTCGTCACCTTCTCCGGGCCGTGGATGGACTACCGCTGGTCCCAGGTGGCGCAGTGGACCGCGGACCATCCGCCGGAGCGGTTCGCCCACTTCGTCCACGGGGTGCCGCGCAACCGGCTGGAGGAGGCCACCCGGATCGCGCGCTGGCAGGGCGCGGGGACGATCTTCTTCACCGATCGCACGGACTGCGCCGACCGGGAGGGGCACCCGGACACCGCCCCCGCCCCGGAGTGCTGCCGGGCGCAGATCGGTCCTTATGAGACGCTGCCCGGCTACTGGGACGAAATTGTCTCGCAGATCGGACCAGGTGTCTCGGAATGA
- the moeZ gene encoding adenylyltransferase/sulfurtransferase MoeZ, with product MSLPPLVEPADELTVDEVRRYSRHLIIPDVGMGGQKRLKNAKVLCVGAGGLGSPALMYLAAAGVGTLGIVEFDEVDESNLQRQIIHSQADIGRSKAESARDSVLGINPYVNVVLHTDRLEADNVMDIFSQYDLIVDGTDNFATRYLVNDACVLLNKPYVWGSIYRFDGQASVFWSEYGPCYRCLYPEPPPPGMVPSCAEGGVLGVLCASIGSIQVTEAIKVLTGVGDPLVGRLMIYDALEMQYRQVKVRKDPDCAVCGENPTVTELIDYEAFCGVVSEEAQQAAAGSTITPRQLKEWIDGDENIEIIDVREVNEYEIVSIPGATLIPKNEFLMGTALERLPQDKKIVLHCKTGVRSAEVLAVLKSAGFSDAVHVGGGVIGWVNQIEPHKPVY from the coding sequence GTGTCGCTGCCACCCCTGGTCGAGCCAGCAGATGAGCTCACCGTTGACGAGGTCCGCCGGTACTCCCGCCACCTGATCATCCCGGATGTCGGGATGGGCGGACAGAAGCGGCTGAAGAACGCCAAGGTGCTCTGTGTGGGCGCCGGGGGCCTCGGCTCGCCCGCGCTGATGTACCTGGCCGCGGCGGGTGTCGGCACCCTCGGCATCGTGGAGTTCGACGAGGTCGACGAGTCCAACCTCCAGCGCCAGATCATCCACAGCCAGGCCGACATCGGGCGCTCCAAGGCCGAGTCCGCCCGGGACTCGGTCCTCGGGATCAACCCGTACGTCAATGTCGTCCTGCACACGGACCGGCTCGAAGCCGACAACGTGATGGACATCTTCAGCCAGTACGACCTGATCGTGGACGGCACCGACAACTTCGCCACCCGCTATCTGGTCAACGACGCCTGTGTGCTGCTGAACAAGCCCTATGTCTGGGGCTCGATCTACCGCTTCGACGGACAGGCGTCCGTCTTCTGGTCCGAGTACGGACCCTGCTACCGCTGCCTCTACCCGGAGCCCCCGCCGCCGGGCATGGTGCCGAGCTGCGCCGAGGGCGGTGTGCTCGGCGTGCTCTGCGCCTCCATCGGCTCCATCCAGGTCACCGAGGCCATCAAGGTCCTCACCGGCGTCGGCGACCCGCTGGTGGGACGGCTGATGATCTACGACGCCCTGGAGATGCAGTACCGCCAGGTCAAGGTGCGCAAGGACCCCGACTGCGCGGTCTGCGGCGAGAACCCGACCGTCACCGAGCTGATCGACTACGAGGCGTTCTGCGGTGTCGTGTCCGAGGAGGCCCAGCAGGCGGCGGCCGGTTCCACGATCACTCCCCGGCAGCTCAAGGAGTGGATCGACGGGGACGAGAACATCGAGATCATCGATGTCCGTGAGGTCAACGAGTACGAGATCGTCTCCATCCCGGGCGCGACGCTGATCCCGAAGAACGAGTTCCTGATGGGCACCGCGCTGGAGCGGCTGCCGCAGGACAAGAAGATCGTCCTGCACTGCAAGACGGGTGTCCGCAGTGCGGAAGTCCTCGCCGTGCTGAAGTCCGCGGGCTTCTCCGACGCCGTCCATGTCGGCGGTGGCGTGATCGGCTGGGTCAACCAGATCGAGCCGCACAAGCCCGTCTACTGA
- a CDS encoding Ms4533A family Cys-rich leader peptide: MSHRPSSVERAAFELALIGVTGHSVADIHCC; the protein is encoded by the coding sequence ATGTCGCACCGCCCTTCCTCCGTCGAACGCGCCGCTTTCGAGCTGGCGCTCATCGGCGTGACCGGGCACAGTGTGGCCGATATCCACTGTTGCTGA
- a CDS encoding dipeptide ABC transporter ATP-binding protein: protein MTDTVASAVSPASVSAPASPAPASAPVAPAGSVAPASPAVVPDLLVDVRDLVVRFPGPAEGVRAVDGVSFTLAPGAALALVGESGSGKSTVAGALLGLHRGTGARLSGTVRVGGVDVTTAGPRELRELRGGVAAMVFQDPLSALDPHCSVGGQIAEVYRVHHRVSRRAARARAVEVLDRVGIPDAARRARSRPHEFSGGMRQRVLIAMALACAPRLLIADEPTTALDVTVQAQILDLLHGLREETGAGLLLVTHDVGVAAGTVDEVLVMRNGRRVEHGPVTDVLTAPAAPYTRSLLAAVPRLDTPLAPLTPSVSPAPGGPASPVLEVTGLRRTFGRGRERTVALDGVDLTVAAGESLGIVGGSGSGKTTLGRLLVRLDRPTSGEVRYDGTEIGALSERALRPRRRELQMVFQDPVASLNPRRSIGESIADPLRAAGHRDERLIRRRVGEALERVGLDPDRHGSHPHEFSGGQRQRVGIARALVAGPRVVVCDEPVSALDVTTQAQIVALLRQLRRELGLTLVFIAHDLAVVRQISDRVAVMRQGRIVEHGPVEQVYGAPRDPYTRELLAAVPSPDPRLARARRTRREEAVGDRS, encoded by the coding sequence ATGACGGACACGGTGGCTTCCGCCGTCTCCCCGGCCTCTGTCTCCGCTCCTGCCTCGCCGGCCCCTGCCTCCGCTCCTGTCGCTCCCGCCGGCTCCGTGGCTCCGGCTTCCCCGGCCGTCGTCCCCGACCTCCTCGTGGACGTCCGCGATCTGGTGGTCCGCTTCCCCGGCCCCGCCGAGGGCGTCCGCGCCGTCGACGGAGTGTCGTTCACCCTGGCACCGGGCGCCGCGCTCGCCCTCGTGGGGGAGTCCGGCAGCGGCAAGAGCACCGTCGCGGGCGCCCTGCTCGGACTCCACCGGGGTACGGGCGCGCGACTCTCGGGGACGGTACGGGTCGGCGGCGTCGACGTGACGACGGCGGGCCCCCGGGAACTGCGGGAGCTGCGCGGCGGTGTCGCCGCCATGGTCTTCCAGGACCCGCTCTCCGCGCTCGACCCCCACTGCTCCGTCGGCGGCCAGATCGCCGAGGTGTACCGGGTGCACCACCGGGTCTCCCGGCGGGCGGCCCGCGCCCGCGCCGTCGAGGTGCTCGACCGCGTCGGCATCCCCGACGCGGCCCGCCGGGCCCGCTCCCGGCCGCACGAGTTCAGCGGGGGGATGCGGCAGCGGGTGCTCATCGCCATGGCGCTCGCCTGCGCCCCCCGGCTGCTGATCGCGGACGAGCCGACCACGGCGCTCGACGTGACCGTCCAGGCGCAGATCCTGGATCTGCTGCACGGGCTGCGCGAGGAGACCGGGGCGGGGCTGCTGCTCGTCACCCACGATGTGGGGGTCGCGGCCGGGACCGTGGACGAGGTCCTGGTGATGCGGAACGGCCGCAGGGTCGAACACGGCCCCGTGACGGACGTCCTCACCGCCCCCGCGGCCCCCTACACCCGCTCGCTGCTGGCGGCCGTCCCCCGCCTCGACACCCCGTTGGCCCCGTTGACCCCTTCGGTCTCTCCCGCCCCGGGCGGCCCGGCGTCCCCCGTGCTCGAAGTGACCGGGCTGCGCCGCACGTTCGGCCGGGGACGGGAGCGGACCGTCGCGCTCGACGGGGTGGACCTCACCGTCGCCGCGGGCGAGAGCCTGGGCATCGTCGGCGGCAGCGGCAGCGGCAAGACCACGCTCGGCCGGCTGCTGGTCCGGCTGGACCGGCCCACCTCCGGGGAGGTCCGGTACGACGGCACCGAGATCGGCGCGCTGTCCGAGCGGGCGCTGCGGCCCCGGCGCCGGGAGCTCCAGATGGTGTTCCAGGACCCCGTCGCCTCGCTCAACCCCCGCCGTTCCATCGGCGAGTCCATCGCCGACCCGCTGCGCGCGGCCGGACACCGCGACGAGCGGCTGATCCGGCGGCGGGTGGGGGAGGCGCTGGAGCGCGTCGGACTCGACCCCGACCGCCACGGGAGCCATCCGCACGAGTTCAGCGGCGGCCAGCGGCAGCGCGTCGGCATCGCCCGCGCCCTCGTCGCCGGGCCGAGGGTCGTCGTCTGCGACGAGCCGGTCTCCGCGCTGGACGTGACCACCCAGGCGCAGATCGTCGCCCTGCTCCGGCAGCTCCGCCGCGAGCTGGGCCTGACCCTGGTCTTCATCGCCCACGACCTCGCCGTCGTCCGGCAGATCAGCGACCGGGTCGCCGTGATGCGGCAGGGCCGGATCGTGGAACACGGCCCGGTGGAGCAGGTGTACGGGGCTCCCCGCGACCCTTATACCCGGGAGCTGCTCGCCGCCGTGCCGAGCCCCGATCCACGGCTCGCCCGTGCCCGGCGCACGCGCCGCGAGGAGGCCGTCGGCGACCGGTCCTGA